The following is a genomic window from Trueperaceae bacterium.
CGCGCCGCCGCGCCCGCCGCCGACCCGCGGACCGACGCCTGGGCGGCGCTCGCCGCCCGCCTCGAGGCGGCCCCCCTCGCGGAGGACGCCCTCGCGGCGCTCGAGGCGGAGGTTCCCGAGGACGTCGGTCGCGTCGCCGCGCCGCACCACCTCCCGCGCACGCGCGGGCCGTGGCTCGTCGCCTTCGACGCGCTTCGGCCCGACCCGCACGGGCGCGGCGGCCCGGTCCCCCGCCCCGTCCTACACCTCCGCGGGACGCCGCCCGTCGGGGGTACGCCGGCCGCGCCGGTGGCGCCCCCCTGGCCGGACGACGTCGCGCTCCGCGCGTTCCCGAACGACCATCCGCTTCTCGCTCGCCTGGAGGCGGGCCGGGCCGGCGCGACGTCGGTCGCGACCGACGACCCCGCCTTCGACGCCGCGGTGGGCGTCGTCGCCCGCGACGCGCGCCGCGTCGCCGCCTGGCTGGGGCACGACGCCGCCGCGGGCGTCCGCGCCGCCCTGCGCACCCTCCTGCGCGATCCGCACCTCCCCGAGGCCCGCCTCGTGCTGGGCGCCGACCGGCTGGCGTGGCAGGCGCTCGCGCCGGTCGAGCCGCCCCTCGACGCGCTGGAGACCGCCGCGGTGCACCTGTTCGGGGTGTGGGCGGCGCTCGACGTCCGCGCCCACCGGGCGGACCCCACGGCCGCCTGACGGCGGCCCGACCGCAGACAAACCGCGGCCGTCCGTCACCCCCGGTGGTAGGGGTGGCCGGCCCGGATGGTTTCGACCCGGTAGAGCTGCTCGAGCGCCACGACCGCGGCGAGCTCGTGCGGCAGCGTGAGGTCCGACAGGCGCCACGTCGCGTCGGCGTCCGCCACGAGGCGCGGATCGAGGCCGTCCGCCCCCCCGATCCACAGCGTCAGCCGCGACGTCCCCCGCACCTCGAGGTCGGCGATTCGGCGCGCGAGCGCCTCGCTGGTGAAGCGTTCGCCGCGCTCGTCGAGCGCCACGACGTAGCCGTCCGCCTGCGCGCGCAGGGCGTCCGCCTCCCGCGCGCGCCCCGCGTCGCCCGCACCGCCGGTACGGCCGGCACCGCCCCGCGCCGCCTTCACCGACCGGACCTCGACCCCGGCGAGTTTGGCGAGTCGGGCCTCGTAGTGCGCGAGGGCGTCGCGCGCGAAGCCGCGCGCCGGGACGCCGACGCTCACCACCCGGTAGCGCACGCTCAGCCGGGGTCGGCGCGGGTCGGGTCGGGCGCCGCGGCGTCGGCGTCGGCGGCGCGTTTCGGGGGTTCGGGGTCCAACCCCAGCTTGCTCAGGAGTTCGTTGCGGCGGCTGCGGCGCAGGCCGCTCTCGCGCAGGGCGTCGCGCAGCGCGGCCTCGTCGAGCGCGGTGCGCACGACGTCGAGCTCGCTGCGCGACAGGCGCCGCCCGTGCAGGACGTGCTCCTCGAACGCCGCGTAGGCGAGCGGCGCGACCGCCTTCGCGCACGTCGCGAGCGCCTCGCCGTACGCGCGGATCTCGTACTGCGCGTGGTCGTCGAGCCGGAGCCGGAGGAAGTGCATCAGGTTGTGCAGGTCGATCTGCCAGTAGAGCTCGGTGTACAGCGAGACCGGCAGGTGGATGCGCGCCAGCTCCCGGGCGAGGCCCTCGTCCAGGATCGTCTCGTACTCCTCGTAGGCGCTCGCTTGGCCGGCCTGCAGGAGCGCCAGGACCCGCTCCTGGAGGGCCTCGGGGACCGCTTCGTCGCCGCGCCCCTGCTTGTTGCGCGTCGATTGCGGGCGCACCTGCTCGGGGTCCGGCAGGTAGAACTCGCCCGGCAGCACCGAGTAGCGCCCGCTGATCTCGTTGGCGCGGGCGGTGCGGTGCCGCATCCACTGCCGCGCGACGAAGATCGGCATCTTCAGGTGGAACGTGAGCACCACCTGCTCGAAGGGGCTGGTGTGGGCGTGCCGCAGCAGGTAATCGATCAGGGCGGCGTCCTCGCGGACGGTCTTCGTCCCGTCGCCGTAGCTGACGCGGGCGGACTGCACGATGCGGGCGTCCCCGCCGAGGTAGTCCACGAGCCGCACGAAGCCGTGGTCGAGGACGTCGAGTCGTTCGCCCAGCAGGGCGTCGGCGGCGGGGACCGAGGGGCGCTCCATGACCCTGGAGCCTACCCTCCCGCGGGGCGCGACCGGGGAACGTCGCCGGGGCGGGCCGCCGCGGTCCGCATGAGAGCGCCTCACGTCGGGTTCTTCACATTCTCCCCTCGCGGGCGCCGTGCGCGCTCCTGGACGGGGCTCATCGGGCGCTCACGCGGTTGACCGGGCCCCCCGGTCCGTGCCATCATTGCGGCTGGTTTCGTCTGCCCGCGGAGTCGCACGAAAGGAGGTGCAACTCTCGACTCGGCTTCGCAGGGGGCGCACGAACCACGACGGACGGGCACGCCCCGACAATGGAGGAGCGCGGTGGAGGAAACACGGACACTCGCCGCACGCCCCCGATGGGGATCCTCGCCGTCGTGCACGACACTCCAACGGTTGAGAGGTATCACCATGAAGAAACTCATTGCATTGCTGGCCGCGGCGACGCTGGCCGGCGGCGCCTTCGCGCAGAGCTTCCCGGACGTTCCGAGCGGGCACTGGGCCGAAGATGCCGTCGAGCAGATCGCCGAGCTGAACATCGTCATCGGCTTCCCCGACGGAACGTTCCGCGGGAACGAAGCCTTCACCCGCTACCAGGCGTCGCTCGTCATGAGCCGCATGCTCGGCGTCATCGACGCCGACATGGCGACCATGGACGCGCGCCTGTCCGCCGCCGAAAGCACCATCGCCGGCCTGTCCGACGACGTCGACGCCGCGATGATGAGCGGCATGGACGGCGACGCCCTGCAGGACGTCCAGAACCAGGTCTCCGCCGCGCGCGTCGCGACGGATGCGAACGCCAACGAGATTGACGCCCTCGAGGAGTCCGTCTCCGACGACATGGCGAGCATCCGCGAGTTCGCGATCCTGCTGCGTCGTAACCAGGTCGCCCTCGGCGATCGCGTGACCGCGCTCGAAGAGCAGACCGCCGGCATCGGCGCGCTCGAGAGCCGCGTCGCGGACCTCGAGACGAACCCGCTCGGCTTGAGCGGCTCCATCGCCCTCGAGTACTACGTCGGCCGCAACAGCGATCGCGACGACACCCTGACGCCGTTCGACATCGACCGCGCCTACGGCGTGGGCATGGACCGCGACATGGGCGAGTCGTACTTCAGCACCGGCACGGATTCCGAAGCGAACCCGGCCGGCGACGAAGACGAAGTGGACGAGCCCGGCGAGTACGCGCAGGACCGTGGCGACATCAGCTACGGCAGCGACTTCACGAGCGAACTGTCGCTCGAGGCCAGCTACACGCTCGGCGGCGCCAGCGCCGACCGCGGCCTCAACAGCTTCGACGCCGTCGTGACCATCGCGCTCGACGAGTCGGGCGAAGGGGTCGACGAGGGTGCGCTCGGCATCGACGCCGGCAACCTCGTGGTCGACGACGTCACCTTCACGTACGACGGCATCGGCGCCGCGCCGTTGACCTTCAACTACGGTCGCGCCGTCACCGGTAGCTTCACGCCCTACACGCTCGAGCGCGAGGACGTCGGCTTCACCGCCGCCCTCGGCGCGCCCGACGCGCTGGCGTTCCTCGACCCGTCGCTCGACGTCGCGTACATCACGACCGACGACGACGACGCGACCCTCGAGACCGCCAACGAAACGATGGGCGTCCGCGGCCAGCTCTCGGCCATCGAGGGCCTGACCGGTGGCTTCAGCTTCGTCCGCCACCAGACCGACACGACCGACGGCAACCAGCCGGACGACACCGACGATTCGACGACCATCTTCGGTCTCGACGGCGCCGGCGACTTCGATCTCGGCACCCTCGGCCTCTCGGTCTCGGGCGAGTACGCGAACGCCAGCACCTCGGTCGAAGGCGAAGACGCCATCGACGTGCTGTTCGTCGACGCCTCGACCACGGTCGACGTCCTCGGCGGCCTCACGGTCGGCGGCAACTTCCGCGACATCGACGCGGGCTGGACCGGCGTCGTGAACGCCGACAACACCCTCGTCGACGCGGACGAGTTCCCGTACGCGGAGAACCAGCAGGGCTTCCTGGTCGAAGGTTCGGCCGGCGTCGCCATGCTGAGCGTGGGTGGCTGGTTCGATCGCTACGACTACGACCTCACCGACGACGCCGACAACCTCGTGCAGGCCTGGGGCGCCGACGCCTCCGCCGACCTGTTCGCCGGCTTCTCCGCCAGCGCCGGGTACACCACGGTCGACGTCGACGAGACGACGGTCGCCGACCTCGGTGGCGCCGCCGACCCCGACGGGAAGGAGTACGCGACGGAGATCACCGCGGGCATCGCCCACGACGGTGCCG
Proteins encoded in this region:
- the thyX gene encoding FAD-dependent thymidylate synthase; amino-acid sequence: MERPSVPAADALLGERLDVLDHGFVRLVDYLGGDARIVQSARVSYGDGTKTVREDAALIDYLLRHAHTSPFEQVVLTFHLKMPIFVARQWMRHRTARANEISGRYSVLPGEFYLPDPEQVRPQSTRNKQGRGDEAVPEALQERVLALLQAGQASAYEEYETILDEGLARELARIHLPVSLYTELYWQIDLHNLMHFLRLRLDDHAQYEIRAYGEALATCAKAVAPLAYAAFEEHVLHGRRLSRSELDVVRTALDEAALRDALRESGLRRSRRNELLSKLGLDPEPPKRAADADAAAPDPTRADPG
- a CDS encoding S-layer homology domain-containing protein is translated as MKKLIALLAAATLAGGAFAQSFPDVPSGHWAEDAVEQIAELNIVIGFPDGTFRGNEAFTRYQASLVMSRMLGVIDADMATMDARLSAAESTIAGLSDDVDAAMMSGMDGDALQDVQNQVSAARVATDANANEIDALEESVSDDMASIREFAILLRRNQVALGDRVTALEEQTAGIGALESRVADLETNPLGLSGSIALEYYVGRNSDRDDTLTPFDIDRAYGVGMDRDMGESYFSTGTDSEANPAGDEDEVDEPGEYAQDRGDISYGSDFTSELSLEASYTLGGASADRGLNSFDAVVTIALDESGEGVDEGALGIDAGNLVVDDVTFTYDGIGAAPLTFNYGRAVTGSFTPYTLEREDVGFTAALGAPDALAFLDPSLDVAYITTDDDDATLETANETMGVRGQLSAIEGLTGGFSFVRHQTDTTDGNQPDDTDDSTTIFGLDGAGDFDLGTLGLSVSGEYANASTSVEGEDAIDVLFVDASTTVDVLGGLTVGGNFRDIDAGWTGVVNADNTLVDADEFPYAENQQGFLVEGSAGVAMLSVGGWFDRYDYDLTDDADNLVQAWGADASADLFAGFSASAGYTTVDVDETTVADLGGAADPDGKEYATEITAGIAHDGAASDALIADLNLAANYTMGYEDGTEELSETVIDASADYTLDVAGATVTPYASFEAVDADGDVNDSQTITAGTGLVTEPLDVLLAPSLEAAVNYMQSTQVSTREYDASELQWSVGLNLGEFLFPNSSMAARYGSYTGTNVYYDVNTTDLAENLSEGIVDNGDTTGSVAGFEVEWNYYDLMFGFGQYTNDPDTDVDENDVTAQVFSVAYDVAF
- a CDS encoding 23S rRNA (pseudouridine(1915)-N(3))-methyltransferase RlmH, with the translated sequence MSVGVPARGFARDALAHYEARLAKLAGVEVRSVKAARGGAGRTGGAGDAGRAREADALRAQADGYVVALDERGERFTSEALARRIADLEVRGTSRLTLWIGGADGLDPRLVADADATWRLSDLTLPHELAAVVALEQLYRVETIRAGHPYHRG